One Brachyspira pilosicoli P43/6/78 genomic window carries:
- a CDS encoding ArsR/SmtB family transcription factor, whose translation MKKNQKKEKNIIEDYEDNCEVNNISSFIPKLPNDDEFSVLADFFSVFSDPTRLKIISVLSERELCVHELVSLLDMKQPSVSQHLKMLWQARVVKKRKVGLHVFYRLDDEHIEKIYAWGYEHVKE comes from the coding sequence ATGAAAAAAAATCAAAAAAAAGAAAAAAACATAATAGAAGACTATGAGGATAATTGTGAGGTAAATAATATATCTTCATTTATACCAAAACTTCCAAATGACGATGAGTTTTCGGTTTTAGCCGATTTCTTTTCTGTATTTTCTGACCCTACCAGATTAAAAATAATATCTGTTTTAAGCGAGAGGGAATTATGCGTTCATGAATTGGTATCTTTGCTTGATATGAAGCAGCCTTCTGTATCTCAGCATTTAAAGATGTTATGGCAGGCTAGGGTAGTAAAAAAAAGAAAAGTTGGGCTTCATGTGTTTTATAGGCTTGATGATGAACATATAGAAAAAATTTATGCTTGGGGGTATGAGCATGTCAAAGAATAA
- a CDS encoding sodium-dependent transporter yields the protein MDTKRERLSSRLGFLLVSAGCAIGLGNIWRFPYITGKYGGAAFVIIYIISLLVVGIPILIMEFSIGRAGQRDIAGSYKVLEKKGHKWHIIGYVQIIGCLILMMFYTTVAGWSIIYSFYMLIGKIDNLSAEGVGELFGATIANPYISVAGLFVTVLLATIICFIGLQKGVEKYSKFMMSSLFVIVVILIIRSITLPNAIEGVKFYLLPDLGKMFNGGIENFFEVVYAAVGQAFFTLGIGIGSMTIFGSYIGKERTITNETLIIVVLDTLIAFLSGLVIFPASFAFGVNPGEGPGLAFVTLPNIFNSMPLSRVWGLLFFVFLSMAALTTVITVFENLIAFTMSEFNLKRNISSVIVGIVVFVLGSTTALGFNVLSFIEPMGKGTSFLDLYDFIVTYNLVELGGVYIIIFCVSKYGWGWNNFIKEADMGMGIKFPQFTRVYITYILPVIIFIIFIINYIVKFS from the coding sequence ATGGATACCAAAAGGGAGAGATTGTCAAGTAGATTAGGTTTTTTGCTTGTATCAGCTGGATGTGCTATAGGGCTTGGCAATATATGGCGATTTCCCTACATTACTGGAAAATACGGCGGAGCTGCTTTTGTTATAATATATATAATATCATTATTAGTAGTGGGGATACCAATACTTATAATGGAGTTTAGCATAGGACGTGCTGGGCAGAGAGATATTGCTGGTTCTTATAAAGTATTAGAAAAGAAGGGGCATAAATGGCATATAATTGGTTATGTGCAAATAATAGGCTGTTTAATACTCATGATGTTTTATACTACAGTTGCTGGCTGGAGCATAATATATTCTTTTTATATGTTAATTGGAAAGATAGATAATCTGAGTGCTGAAGGGGTAGGTGAGCTTTTTGGGGCTACTATTGCTAATCCTTATATTAGTGTTGCTGGTTTATTTGTTACAGTTTTACTAGCTACTATAATATGTTTTATTGGACTTCAGAAGGGGGTTGAGAAATACTCTAAGTTTATGATGTCTTCTTTGTTTGTAATAGTAGTTATACTTATAATAAGGTCTATTACTTTGCCTAATGCTATTGAAGGAGTAAAATTCTACCTTCTTCCAGATTTGGGTAAAATGTTTAACGGAGGAATAGAAAACTTTTTTGAAGTGGTTTATGCGGCTGTTGGTCAGGCATTTTTTACTCTTGGTATTGGTATAGGAAGCATGACAATTTTTGGAAGCTATATAGGAAAAGAGAGAACTATAACAAATGAAACTCTTATAATAGTTGTGTTGGATACTTTAATTGCTTTTTTATCTGGGCTTGTTATATTTCCTGCAAGTTTTGCTTTTGGGGTTAATCCGGGAGAAGGACCAGGCTTAGCTTTTGTTACTCTTCCTAACATATTTAATTCAATGCCTTTATCTAGAGTTTGGGGCTTGCTATTTTTTGTATTTTTATCTATGGCAGCACTTACTACTGTTATAACTGTATTTGAAAACTTGATTGCTTTTACTATGTCTGAGTTTAATTTAAAAAGAAATATATCTTCAGTAATAGTTGGTATTGTAGTTTTTGTTTTAGGTTCTACTACAGCATTAGGTTTTAATGTATTATCATTTATAGAGCCTATGGGAAAGGGTACTAGCTTTTTGGATTTATATGACTTTATTGTTACATACAATTTAGTTGAGCTTGGAGGAGTGTATATAATAATATTTTGTGTTTCTAAATATGGTTGGGGTTGGAATAATTTTATAAAAGAGGCTGATATGGGAATGGGAATTAAATTTCCTCAATTTACAAGGGTGTATATAACATATATTCTTCCTGTAATTATATTTATAATATTTATAATTAACTATATTGTTAAGTTTTCTTAA
- a CDS encoding mechanosensitive ion channel family protein: MEYLKETVFYGNSLFKYLIALVLFIASFAIMRIGLLILVRLLMTVNVKFQNSFFAALAKSVKRRSLPVIFVASLAIGKSTLVLPKVLGGYWGKILAVCIIVFSVLFICDIITNFTENYLSQKKNVIISDGIVTLIKVLVWIIGILTILSNVGVNVTTFITGLGIGGVAVAFAAQSIIADLFNYFVIVFDKPFLKGDFIQIDQDLGTVEYIGIKSTRIRRNSGEQLLISNTNLLASRIQNYRVLEKRRKYMLLGVEYSTPLETLKKIPDLVKSIIESESSTTFYSARFVEFADSSLNFEVIYYVNIPDYAEFVKVVESINYKLVEEFAKINANFAFPSRTIYISKD; encoded by the coding sequence ATGGAATACCTAAAAGAGACCGTTTTTTATGGAAATAGTTTATTTAAATATTTAATTGCTTTAGTATTATTTATTGCAAGTTTTGCTATTATGAGAATTGGGCTTCTTATTTTAGTTAGACTATTAATGACGGTTAATGTTAAGTTTCAGAATTCATTTTTTGCTGCTTTAGCTAAGAGTGTAAAAAGAAGAAGTTTGCCTGTTATATTTGTAGCTTCTTTAGCAATAGGTAAATCCACACTAGTATTGCCTAAGGTATTAGGAGGATATTGGGGTAAGATATTAGCTGTATGTATAATTGTTTTCTCTGTATTATTTATATGTGATATTATAACTAATTTTACAGAGAATTATTTATCTCAGAAAAAAAATGTTATTATATCTGATGGAATAGTTACTTTAATAAAAGTATTAGTATGGATAATTGGTATTTTAACTATACTTTCAAATGTTGGTGTTAATGTTACTACATTTATTACAGGACTTGGTATTGGCGGTGTTGCTGTGGCTTTTGCAGCTCAAAGTATAATAGCAGATTTATTTAATTATTTTGTTATTGTTTTTGATAAGCCTTTTTTGAAAGGGGACTTTATTCAGATTGACCAAGATTTGGGTACTGTTGAATATATAGGCATAAAATCTACTCGTATAAGAAGAAACAGCGGCGAACAGCTTTTAATATCTAATACTAATTTGCTTGCTTCAAGAATACAAAACTATAGAGTGTTAGAAAAAAGAAGAAAATATATGCTATTAGGTGTTGAGTATTCAACTCCATTAGAAACACTTAAAAAAATACCTGATTTGGTTAAAAGTATTATAGAAAGTGAAAGTTCTACTACATTTTATAGTGCAAGATTTGTAGAGTTTGCTGATTCTTCATTAAACTTTGAAGTAATATATTATGTTAATATTCCAGATTATGCTGAGTTTGTAAAGGTTGTAGAAAGCATTAACTATAAGCTCGTAGAAGAGTTTGCAAAAATTAATGCTAATTTTGCATTCCCTTCAAGAACTATTTATATAAGCAAAGATTAA
- the mnmH gene encoding tRNA 2-selenouridine(34) synthase MnmH → MVKRIEIEEFLRLEREENLPVIDVRSPSEFNHGHIPNAKNVYLFDDEERKVVGTIYKEEGREAAILKGLEYVGSRMVTILKEVDKISKNNVILMHCFRGGMRSESVAWLCSNYKYDVYVLEGGYKSYRRYVLESFNNKKYKINLVTGRTGSKKTLILNKLKELEYNVVDLEGIAKHKGSAFGWINEGEQPSQEQFENNLCLELSKYDNGSSLWVEDESLLIGKRAIPRGLFDNMKSPENIIYLNVSIEDRAKYITDTYGKYSIDDLRESIIKIKKRLGDERMREALSLLDEGKIYECVLVLLYYYDKAYRLSIQEENKIINIECNNLTIDDIVSSISKLKS, encoded by the coding sequence ATGGTAAAAAGAATAGAGATAGAAGAGTTTTTAAGGTTAGAGAGAGAAGAGAACTTGCCTGTTATAGATGTGCGTTCTCCTTCTGAGTTTAATCATGGGCATATACCTAATGCTAAAAATGTTTATTTATTTGATGATGAAGAGAGAAAAGTAGTTGGAACTATATATAAAGAAGAGGGCAGGGAGGCTGCTATATTAAAGGGGCTTGAATATGTTGGAAGCAGAATGGTTACAATATTAAAAGAGGTTGATAAAATATCTAAAAATAATGTTATATTAATGCATTGTTTTAGGGGAGGAATGAGAAGTGAGTCTGTTGCTTGGTTATGCTCTAATTATAAATATGATGTTTATGTGCTTGAGGGCGGATATAAAAGTTATAGACGATATGTTTTAGAGTCTTTTAATAATAAGAAATATAAAATCAATTTGGTTACAGGAAGAACAGGAAGTAAAAAAACTTTGATACTCAATAAATTAAAAGAATTAGAATACAATGTTGTAGATTTAGAGGGTATTGCTAAACATAAGGGTTCTGCTTTTGGGTGGATTAATGAAGGAGAGCAGCCTAGTCAGGAACAATTTGAGAATAATTTATGCTTAGAACTATCTAAATATGATAATGGTTCTTCTTTATGGGTGGAAGATGAAAGTTTATTAATTGGAAAAAGAGCTATACCAAGGGGGCTTTTTGATAATATGAAAAGTCCTGAGAATATTATATATTTAAATGTTTCTATAGAAGATAGGGCTAAATATATAACGGATACTTATGGGAAATATAGCATTGATGATTTAAGAGAATCTATAATAAAAATAAAAAAACGTCTTGGTGATGAGAGAATGAGAGAGGCTTTATCTTTACTAGATGAAGGTAAAATATATGAATGTGTTTTGGTTTTATTATACTATTATGATAAGGCTTATAGATTAAGTATTCAAGAAGAAAATAAAATAATTAATATAGAATGTAATAATTTAACTATAGATGATATAGTATCTTCAATTTCAAAACTTAAATCTTAA
- a CDS encoding heavy metal translocating P-type ATPase has translation MSKNKEKILFISEITISLVVLILLNALHNKIHGVIEYIIFFIPYFILGRDVFKNAVLDFVKGKFMRESFLMSIATVGAIILHQLPEALAVLLFYRIGEYFEDMAVDKSKRTIAALMSIRADFANIIKEDGTIEKVDISKVNINDNILINPFEKVPLDSIIYEGESWLDTKALTGESMPKDVKVNDEILAGTINGESSIKARVIRVYAESSIAKILKLVRESQNRKANIEQFITKFAGIYTPIVVFGAILLTIIPTIIYGKEFFNDWFARSLTLLVVSCPCAFMVGIPLTYFASIGRASKFGIMVKGGVFLDLLAQTKKVIFDKTGTLTKGKFYIREIENAGIYDDDTLIKYASLAEIGSSHPIAISIVEHYKKNHEINESLITSHKDIRGKGSESIIEGKSILIGKLDLLKQNNIKLPDNINNKFNVYISIDGEYAGAFYIDDIIKDDTKEAIDLLNSMNIETALISGDNIERVTSFAKENNIQSFSGGCLPEEKVNVLEGMMKDSKVSIFVGDGINDAPSLARADIGIAMGGLGSDAAIENADVIIMDDKPSKVAAIIKLAKKNHIVVLENILLALVIKFGAIILGALGLASIALAIFADTGVTVIVVLNALRLLYPIGEKSNIENVSPKDIDIKVTSCNCGHHH, from the coding sequence ATGTCAAAGAATAAAGAAAAAATTTTATTTATTAGTGAAATTACTATTTCATTAGTTGTTTTAATTTTACTTAATGCTTTGCATAATAAAATTCATGGTGTGATAGAATATATAATATTTTTTATACCTTATTTTATTTTAGGCAGAGATGTTTTTAAGAATGCTGTATTAGATTTTGTGAAGGGCAAGTTTATGAGAGAGAGTTTTCTTATGAGCATTGCTACAGTTGGTGCTATAATACTTCATCAATTACCTGAGGCATTAGCAGTACTTCTTTTCTACAGAATAGGTGAATATTTTGAAGATATGGCAGTTGATAAATCTAAAAGAACAATAGCGGCACTAATGTCTATAAGGGCAGATTTTGCTAATATTATAAAAGAAGACGGAACTATAGAAAAAGTTGATATTTCTAAAGTTAATATAAATGACAATATATTAATTAACCCATTTGAAAAAGTGCCTCTAGATTCTATTATCTATGAAGGGGAGAGCTGGCTTGATACTAAGGCTTTAACCGGAGAGAGTATGCCAAAAGATGTAAAGGTTAATGATGAAATTTTAGCTGGCACTATAAATGGAGAGAGCAGCATAAAGGCTAGAGTTATTAGAGTATATGCAGAATCTTCAATAGCAAAAATATTAAAATTAGTTAGAGAATCTCAAAACAGAAAAGCTAATATAGAACAATTCATTACAAAGTTTGCTGGAATATATACTCCAATAGTTGTATTTGGAGCTATTTTACTTACTATAATACCAACTATAATATATGGTAAAGAGTTTTTTAATGATTGGTTTGCCCGTTCGCTTACATTGCTTGTAGTTTCTTGTCCTTGTGCTTTTATGGTTGGTATTCCATTAACATATTTTGCTTCTATAGGAAGAGCTTCAAAGTTTGGTATAATGGTTAAAGGCGGAGTATTTTTAGATTTGCTTGCTCAAACTAAAAAGGTAATATTTGATAAAACAGGAACTCTCACCAAAGGTAAGTTTTATATAAGAGAGATAGAAAATGCTGGTATATATGATGATGATACATTAATTAAATATGCTTCTTTGGCAGAAATAGGCTCTTCTCACCCTATAGCTATATCAATAGTAGAGCATTACAAAAAAAATCATGAAATAAATGAAAGCTTAATAACATCACATAAAGATATTAGAGGTAAGGGTTCAGAATCAATTATTGAGGGCAAAAGTATTTTAATAGGAAAGCTTGATTTATTAAAACAAAATAATATAAAGCTTCCAGATAATATTAATAATAAATTTAATGTTTATATTTCAATAGACGGTGAATATGCGGGTGCTTTTTATATTGATGATATTATAAAAGATGATACTAAAGAGGCTATTGATTTATTAAACTCTATGAATATAGAAACTGCTTTAATTAGCGGCGATAATATAGAACGTGTTACTTCATTTGCAAAAGAGAATAATATACAATCATTTAGCGGAGGCTGTTTGCCAGAAGAGAAGGTAAATGTATTAGAAGGTATGATGAAAGATAGTAAAGTTTCAATATTTGTAGGCGATGGAATAAATGATGCACCTTCTTTGGCTCGTGCTGATATTGGTATTGCTATGGGAGGGCTTGGTTCTGATGCTGCTATAGAAAATGCTGATGTTATTATAATGGACGATAAGCCTTCAAAAGTTGCTGCTATTATTAAGCTTGCTAAAAAGAATCATATTGTTGTTTTAGAAAATATATTGCTTGCTTTAGTGATTAAATTTGGAGCTATAATACTTGGAGCTTTGGGGCTTGCTTCTATAGCACTTGCCATATTTGCTGATACTGGTGTTACTGTTATAGTTGTACTTAATGCTTTAAGACTTCTTTATCCTATAGGAGAGAAATCAAATATTGAAAATGTAAGTCCAAAAGATATAGATATAAAAGTAACAAGCTGTAATTGCGGGCATCATCATTAA
- a CDS encoding YaaR family protein gives MRVQERRNTDINLNNILMHPETTSMKVATSSSSFAAMLEEEREIRKYSLELDELKRQIYDAGNVLEKSANIKDFQKFRDLITSLTEKVIKDAYKVRTVFSNLKKFQVISKINEELDALYREIMKEQKNHIAIANKMMRLKGLVINLMS, from the coding sequence ATGAGAGTACAAGAGAGAAGAAATACCGATATAAACTTAAATAATATATTAATGCATCCTGAAACCACATCTATGAAAGTTGCAACATCTTCTTCATCTTTTGCGGCAATGCTCGAAGAAGAAAGAGAAATTAGAAAATACTCATTAGAATTAGATGAGTTAAAAAGACAAATTTATGATGCTGGAAATGTGTTAGAAAAAAGTGCAAATATTAAGGATTTTCAGAAATTTAGAGATTTAATAACATCTCTAACAGAAAAAGTAATAAAAGATGCATACAAAGTAAGAACTGTATTCTCAAACCTTAAAAAATTCCAAGTAATATCAAAAATAAATGAAGAATTAGATGCTCTATATAGAGAAATTATGAAAGAGCAAAAAAATCATATAGCAATAGCAAACAAAATGATGAGACTTAAAGGCTTAGTAATAAATTTAATGTCATGA
- a CDS encoding methyl-accepting chemotaxis protein codes for MQLINRKWSLKVKKLQSLSVKVPLFVTAIITVMTTILVAIILNIGAQGIRQGAIFGLESSTKIYSRMVNVWLKQAMVLADSISKSHIELTEYLALNTPETAIAAQDVLKKLANNNDQLNGLALYDVNGNIVLDSADGKIVNSPTMVKLNTTDAWGKVRAGQTAMYKTVIPSSITDGLYLVVVFSPIKNSLGNIIGSVAILVDWLGFIDDELELVKFGNTGHPFVIDTDRNVIADPIPEHVRNETLKNADYIVYASENESGTYEFKSPFNGEDSFSAFYREPISGWSIVMSVASKELFAHTYSMRLYSRIGTVVILIITCFIIFLYIRSITTTLKLLSKDLTRLSEGDLNWNVPEPVLNRKDEFAIIAGAIASTLNTLNEKVKTVYCSADIVKASAQEVAQQNIELSNRTENQASGLEETASSMEEIASTIKTSAEHTVEGNNMMINSRHAIDEAGRIIEETTKNIEAVYESSSKISAITKIIESIAFQTNILALNAAVEAARAGEQGRGFAVVASEVRNLAQTTQASVKDITTLVSDSEEKIATATETARESTEIFKNLKEQIEETAKIMQDLSSTAMEQQAGVDQVNIAIAQMDMATQQNAALVEQASASSETLFSQSKELLNAMAFFKLRNADCKIPVKPNNQEKKEDTKTNTAAKKEEPKKEHTIYKKPELKSPLKSSEPTKKPYEETRPSSVSSDKEFGSTFNAPANDDDEFESF; via the coding sequence ATGCAGTTAATAAATAGAAAATGGAGTTTAAAAGTGAAAAAGTTGCAATCTTTGTCGGTAAAAGTACCTTTATTTGTTACCGCAATTATAACAGTAATGACAACTATACTGGTTGCTATAATATTAAATATAGGTGCTCAAGGTATAAGGCAAGGGGCTATATTTGGTTTAGAATCATCTACTAAGATATATTCAAGAATGGTTAATGTGTGGTTAAAACAGGCTATGGTTTTAGCTGATTCAATATCTAAAAGTCATATAGAATTAACTGAATATTTAGCTTTAAACACTCCTGAAACTGCTATTGCGGCTCAAGATGTATTAAAAAAACTCGCTAACAATAATGACCAATTAAATGGATTAGCTTTATATGATGTTAACGGTAACATAGTATTAGACAGTGCTGATGGAAAAATCGTAAATTCCCCTACTATGGTAAAATTAAATACTACAGATGCATGGGGGAAAGTAAGAGCCGGACAAACTGCTATGTATAAAACAGTAATACCTTCTTCTATTACTGACGGGCTATATTTAGTAGTAGTATTTAGTCCTATAAAAAACTCATTAGGAAATATAATAGGAAGTGTTGCTATATTAGTAGATTGGCTTGGATTTATAGATGATGAATTAGAGTTAGTTAAGTTTGGAAATACTGGACACCCTTTTGTTATAGATACAGATAGAAACGTTATAGCAGACCCTATTCCTGAACATGTTAGAAATGAAACTCTTAAAAATGCTGATTATATTGTTTATGCTTCTGAAAATGAATCTGGTACTTATGAGTTCAAATCTCCATTTAATGGTGAAGATTCTTTCTCAGCGTTCTATAGAGAGCCTATTTCTGGTTGGTCTATAGTAATGAGTGTAGCATCAAAAGAATTATTTGCTCATACTTATTCTATGAGACTTTATTCAAGAATTGGTACTGTAGTTATATTAATAATTACATGTTTTATAATATTCTTATATATAAGAAGTATTACTACTACATTGAAATTATTATCAAAAGACTTAACAAGACTATCTGAAGGAGATTTAAATTGGAATGTACCAGAACCTGTGCTTAATAGAAAAGACGAGTTTGCTATAATAGCTGGTGCTATAGCAAGTACATTAAATACTCTTAATGAAAAAGTAAAAACAGTATATTGCAGTGCTGATATAGTAAAAGCTTCTGCTCAGGAAGTAGCACAGCAAAATATTGAATTATCAAATAGAACAGAAAATCAGGCTTCTGGTCTTGAGGAAACTGCTTCTTCTATGGAAGAGATTGCCTCTACAATAAAAACTTCTGCAGAGCATACTGTTGAAGGAAACAACATGATGATTAACTCTCGTCATGCTATAGATGAAGCTGGAAGAATAATAGAAGAGACTACTAAAAATATTGAAGCTGTTTATGAATCAAGCTCAAAAATTAGTGCTATTACAAAAATAATTGAATCTATTGCTTTCCAAACTAACATACTTGCTTTGAATGCTGCTGTTGAGGCTGCTCGTGCTGGAGAACAAGGAAGAGGATTTGCGGTTGTTGCTTCTGAGGTTAGAAACTTAGCTCAAACTACTCAGGCTTCTGTTAAAGACATTACTACTTTAGTTTCTGATTCTGAAGAGAAAATTGCTACTGCTACAGAAACTGCTAGAGAATCAACAGAGATATTTAAAAACTTAAAAGAACAAATTGAAGAAACTGCTAAGATTATGCAGGATTTAAGCTCTACTGCTATGGAACAACAGGCTGGAGTTGATCAGGTTAATATAGCTATAGCTCAAATGGATATGGCTACTCAGCAAAATGCTGCTTTAGTAGAACAAGCTAGTGCTTCTTCTGAAACTTTATTCTCTCAATCTAAAGAATTATTAAATGCTATGGCATTCTTTAAGTTGAGAAATGCAGATTGTAAAATACCAGTAAAACCAAACAATCAAGAAAAGAAAGAAGATACAAAAACTAATACTGCAGCAAAAAAAGAAGAGCCTAAAAAAGAGCATACTATATATAAAAAACCAGAATTAAAAAGCCCATTAAAATCATCAGAACCTACTAAAAAACCTTATGAAGAAACTAGACCTTCTAGTGTTTCTTCTGATAAAGAATTTGGTTCTACTTTTAATGCACCTGCAAATGATGATGATGAGTTTGAATCATTCTAA
- a CDS encoding methyl-accepting chemotaxis protein, with the protein MKKGLMFKFILTFSIFLFAAFILTYFIYKPIHIGKFLKEKHFQTLNLKNITEGQINEIKNTVNTVVNNLEANPSVETIGNFFTNIAKSQTGYLNVYYGETVPYSQGGIFINTLAEYDRSYDQTSRDWYKNAVLTNDVYISEPYIDFIVNELTVTFSKAAYTNNSLLGVFSIDFTDINGIIENVKKSFAGECYIVSQDGIYITHDDKKYLLNKDNNLFTDPLFENFKDNFSSHLNETKIYKNQWYSIQTLSNAPWIIVFKGDARSINIQFYIIMLIILLIMIALIVIEILLVSKVIKPLNHSIEIIDFMKEGNFNSNFNKKDLSLKDESGHLTNSLNEMQEKISQIVYGIKSHIDGIKNSTAQISNGIYNLSDRTSSQAAAIEEITSSIESLFTSISETSKHSNLAKDMGIKVADYSKSGVDAVNKISNNMYDISSSSKEISNITKLIQDIALQTNILALNAAVEAARAGEQGKGFAVVALEIRNLANNVNDAAGNITSIIEKTLSKIEVGYESVTHSLDILSKIENSANEVSNLLLEVYNSVSTEENSVKEINLAMNELNTITQENSQLVYQSSILGKEVADDTLNVHHKLEYFKLKA; encoded by the coding sequence ATTTTTAAAAGAAAAACATTTTCAAACTCTAAACTTGAAAAATATAACAGAGGGACAAATTAATGAAATAAAAAATACAGTAAACACCGTAGTAAATAATCTTGAAGCAAATCCTAGTGTAGAAACTATAGGAAACTTTTTTACAAATATTGCTAAATCACAAACAGGTTATTTAAATGTATATTATGGTGAAACTGTACCTTATTCTCAAGGTGGTATTTTTATTAATACATTGGCAGAATATGACCGCTCTTATGACCAAACTTCAAGAGATTGGTATAAAAATGCTGTTTTGACAAATGATGTTTATATCAGTGAACCTTATATAGATTTTATAGTAAATGAACTTACTGTTACATTTAGTAAGGCGGCATATACTAATAATTCATTACTTGGAGTATTTTCTATAGATTTTACAGATATTAATGGAATAATTGAAAATGTAAAAAAAAGCTTTGCAGGTGAATGTTATATTGTATCTCAAGATGGTATTTATATAACTCATGATGATAAGAAATATCTGCTAAATAAAGACAATAATTTATTTACAGACCCTTTATTTGAAAATTTTAAAGATAATTTTTCTTCTCATCTAAACGAAACCAAAATATATAAAAATCAATGGTATAGTATACAAACTTTGTCTAATGCTCCTTGGATAATTGTTTTTAAAGGAGATGCTAGAAGTATTAATATTCAATTTTATATAATAATGCTTATTATACTATTAATTATGATAGCTTTAATTGTTATCGAAATATTATTAGTATCAAAAGTTATTAAGCCTTTAAATCATTCTATAGAGATAATAGACTTTATGAAAGAAGGCAATTTTAATAGTAATTTTAATAAAAAAGATTTATCATTAAAAGATGAATCAGGACATTTAACTAACTCTTTAAATGAGATGCAAGAGAAAATATCTCAAATAGTTTATGGCATTAAGTCGCATATAGACGGCATTAAAAACTCTACAGCACAAATATCAAATGGTATTTATAATTTATCTGATAGAACTTCATCTCAAGCTGCTGCAATAGAAGAAATAACAAGCTCTATTGAAAGTCTTTTTACCTCAATATCTGAAACATCTAAGCATAGTAATTTAGCAAAAGATATGGGCATAAAAGTAGCAGATTATTCAAAAAGCGGCGTTGATGCAGTTAATAAAATATCTAATAACATGTATGATATATCATCTTCAAGTAAAGAGATTTCAAATATTACAAAACTTATACAAGATATAGCATTACAAACAAATATTTTAGCATTAAATGCCGCAGTAGAAGCAGCACGTGCCGGTGAACAAGGTAAAGGATTTGCTGTAGTTGCTTTGGAAATTAGAAACTTAGCTAATAATGTTAATGATGCGGCAGGAAATATAACCAGTATTATAGAAAAAACTTTATCAAAAATAGAAGTAGGATATGAATCTGTTACACACTCTTTAGATATACTCTCAAAGATAGAAAACTCAGCTAATGAAGTATCAAATCTTCTTTTGGAAGTATATAATTCTGTATCTACAGAAGAGAACAGTGTAAAAGAAATTAATTTAGCTATGAATGAATTAAATACTATAACACAAGAAAACTCACAGCTTGTTTATCAAAGCTCTATCTTAGGTAAAGAAGTAGCAGATGATACTTTGAATGTACATCATAAGTTAGAGTATTTTAAATTAAAAGCTTAA
- the tsaB gene encoding tRNA (adenosine(37)-N6)-threonylcarbamoyltransferase complex dimerization subunit type 1 TsaB, translated as MSNILAFDTVSSSFSIALKKDNNIIEVNKENIKNHNEELLPILNSFLEENKISLNEINCIVMGIGPGSFTAIRIAFSTIKTICYAKNIPIIGASSLETLYQNIVSYNGIKLSMIDARKGSIYANIYKDNNKIKENLDLTYEESVNLIKDISTKDDTITLCGDGFSKNEDYFLEKLQEYKLNKLDNSYNIIKASNSILISEERYNKRQFDNIFSLNPLYIRKSEAENKLNIKN; from the coding sequence ATGAGTAATATATTAGCATTCGATACAGTATCATCAAGCTTTTCTATAGCATTAAAAAAAGACAATAATATAATTGAAGTAAATAAAGAAAATATAAAAAACCACAATGAAGAATTACTTCCTATACTAAATAGTTTTTTAGAAGAGAATAAAATATCTCTAAATGAAATTAATTGTATAGTAATGGGTATAGGACCAGGTTCGTTTACAGCAATTAGAATAGCATTTTCTACAATAAAGACAATATGTTACGCAAAAAATATACCAATTATAGGTGCATCAAGTTTAGAAACATTGTATCAAAATATAGTATCATATAATGGCATAAAACTCTCCATGATAGATGCTAGAAAGGGAAGTATTTACGCTAATATATATAAAGACAATAACAAAATAAAAGAGAATCTAGATTTAACTTATGAAGAATCAGTAAATTTAATAAAAGATATATCAACAAAAGATGATACTATCACATTATGCGGAGACGGTTTTTCAAAAAATGAAGATTATTTTCTAGAGAAATTACAAGAATACAAATTAAACAAATTAGACAATTCCTACAATATTATAAAAGCATCAAATTCTATATTAATATCAGAAGAGCGCTACAATAAAAGACAATTCGATAACATATTTTCGCTAAATCCTCTATATATAAGAAAAAGTGAAGCAGAAAATAAACTCAATATTAAAAATTAA